One Sphingobacteruim zhuxiongii DNA window includes the following coding sequences:
- a CDS encoding TonB-dependent receptor yields MLFFAGIPYSFGQITSLRGRVVNDKNKPLAFATIRINNGEQVTSSNDNGEFSISIFTNQDAVQLSIYHVGKKTLQTRIRRQDFSRFQSFVLEELSLTLQGVNIIPTYQNTKNSNSSIFFDKETIEATQAFSLQDVLKNLPGKANIAPNVNQVETFTLRGGNTSGSGADNVFNLNNSLGIAIIMDDMYLSNDANMQSRSASRWGMTSATLSGVGFNDSYLGMQSSKNYDVAFQGIDLREIPVNNIESIEVIQGVASAKYGEITDGAIIINRQAGSSPWAVNLQLNGGSVSTGISKGFELGKIGALNVSTNYTNSNADPRDKIKTFNRINQSLMWTKRFRNDIKNTLSFDYNYRNDHRRLDPDDDQKESSKFTNKGFSISNRLAIPTNIKWLNTANFNVNFSRSKQNSYKQYILNRGITAITIKDTTGIYKGYFSNGSYRAEEEIVGIPINFGARLDASSQFEWGSSKHQLSYGINYSLSNNGGQGIISDPDRPRWLLNGGGNERAYDFEHLPNAQNWGLFIENSIRGTIGTRAYQANLGLRADIQNGFLTLQPRVNTSFKWNDQWSSTASFGISSKAPTLAHMYPAPVFIDIELLKIYAGDLSKALYLVYTDKKILDNAHLKPSMSSQLELGMQYKGSILNSALYTYFKQNWNGFETVNSDHHYTLPNYNYEVDPISGEISYSEAGTTSNYFGFYGYEMTNGAKSETIGLDWMINFNQIKAIKTSFSILNNVYYSAYKRTQPLRIQIENNKIILPDQTSMTYAVYDPNEGNQLQIMSKLNSSTHIPKVGFIVNFSADVFWRDRLRSSNSILPVAYYNSNGLYKTVAEAPLSTEVMNGLKRISEDMVSEDLPFVYCIVNMSLVKEINKKFRINLNAYNLFNIRPEHYSVTSSGIERIYKYNRRPSFTIGTNIKF; encoded by the coding sequence ATGCTTTTTTTTGCGGGCATTCCTTATTCATTTGGACAAATCACCTCGCTAAGAGGGAGAGTAGTAAACGATAAGAATAAGCCTCTAGCTTTTGCTACTATTCGGATCAATAACGGTGAGCAAGTAACCTCATCTAATGACAACGGAGAGTTTTCCATTAGCATTTTTACTAATCAGGATGCAGTACAGTTGTCGATTTACCATGTTGGCAAGAAGACCCTACAAACGCGTATCAGGCGTCAAGATTTTTCGCGGTTTCAATCCTTTGTACTCGAAGAATTAAGTTTAACTCTGCAAGGCGTAAATATTATTCCAACCTACCAGAATACCAAGAACAGTAATTCCTCCATTTTTTTCGATAAAGAAACCATTGAGGCAACGCAGGCTTTTAGTCTACAAGATGTTTTGAAAAATTTACCTGGGAAAGCCAATATCGCCCCCAATGTAAACCAAGTGGAGACCTTTACGCTGCGTGGTGGAAATACCAGCGGTTCTGGTGCTGATAATGTTTTTAATCTGAATAATTCCTTAGGTATCGCCATTATTATGGACGATATGTATTTGAGTAATGATGCAAATATGCAAAGTCGGTCCGCCAGTCGCTGGGGGATGACTAGCGCAACACTCTCGGGAGTTGGTTTTAACGATTCGTATTTAGGAATGCAAAGTTCAAAAAATTATGACGTTGCTTTTCAAGGGATTGATTTGAGAGAAATCCCGGTGAATAATATCGAAAGTATTGAAGTCATCCAAGGAGTAGCATCAGCTAAATATGGTGAGATTACGGACGGAGCAATCATTATCAATCGCCAAGCGGGATCGTCGCCATGGGCTGTCAATCTTCAACTCAATGGTGGATCGGTTTCGACAGGTATCAGCAAGGGCTTTGAACTTGGGAAGATCGGAGCTTTAAATGTGTCGACGAATTATACCAATTCCAACGCGGATCCAAGAGATAAAATCAAAACTTTTAATCGTATCAATCAATCGCTCATGTGGACGAAGCGATTCCGTAATGATATAAAGAATACTTTGTCTTTCGACTATAATTATCGAAATGATCATCGGCGTTTAGATCCAGATGATGATCAAAAGGAATCCTCAAAATTTACGAATAAGGGATTTTCCATTTCCAACCGTTTAGCCATCCCGACCAATATCAAATGGCTAAATACGGCCAATTTTAATGTAAACTTTTCAAGGTCGAAGCAAAACTCTTATAAACAATATATTCTGAATCGGGGGATTACCGCTATAACAATAAAAGACACGACGGGTATTTATAAGGGCTATTTTAGCAACGGTAGTTATCGTGCGGAAGAAGAAATTGTCGGCATTCCAATCAACTTTGGGGCGAGACTGGATGCCTCAAGCCAATTTGAATGGGGATCGTCGAAGCATCAATTAAGCTATGGCATTAATTACAGCTTGTCAAACAATGGCGGACAAGGTATTATTAGTGATCCGGATCGCCCACGATGGTTATTGAATGGTGGGGGAAATGAACGGGCCTATGATTTTGAGCATCTTCCCAATGCCCAAAATTGGGGACTATTTATAGAAAATAGTATACGCGGAACGATCGGTACACGTGCTTATCAGGCGAACTTAGGATTGCGAGCGGATATTCAAAATGGCTTTTTAACGCTACAACCACGAGTGAATACAAGTTTTAAGTGGAATGATCAATGGTCGTCGACGGCGTCCTTCGGGATTTCTTCGAAGGCACCAACGCTAGCACATATGTATCCAGCACCCGTTTTTATCGATATTGAATTATTGAAAATATACGCTGGAGATTTGTCCAAGGCTCTTTACTTAGTGTATACGGATAAGAAGATATTAGATAATGCACATTTGAAACCATCCATGTCATCCCAGTTAGAGTTAGGTATGCAGTACAAAGGCTCGATCTTGAATTCTGCATTATACACCTACTTCAAGCAAAATTGGAACGGATTCGAAACAGTAAATTCTGATCACCATTATACCTTGCCTAATTATAATTACGAGGTTGACCCTATCTCTGGGGAAATTAGCTATTCGGAAGCAGGAACCACAAGTAATTATTTCGGATTCTATGGTTATGAGATGACGAATGGAGCCAAATCAGAGACCATTGGTTTGGATTGGATGATTAATTTCAATCAAATTAAAGCGATTAAAACGAGCTTTTCTATTCTAAATAACGTGTATTACAGCGCTTATAAACGAACTCAACCTTTACGTATACAAATAGAAAATAATAAGATTATTCTTCCTGATCAAACCAGTATGACCTATGCAGTATATGATCCCAATGAAGGAAATCAATTGCAGATCATGTCCAAACTAAACAGTTCGACCCATATTCCTAAAGTAGGCTTTATCGTTAATTTTAGTGCTGATGTATTCTGGAGGGACCGACTTAGGTCGAGCAATTCGATTTTGCCTGTCGCTTATTATAATTCCAATGGACTTTACAAAACTGTTGCAGAGGCTCCACTCTCGACGGAGGTAATGAATGGTTTGAAGCGAATTTCTGAAGATATGGTTTCGGAGGATTTACCCTTCGTTTATTGCATTGTCAATATGTCCTTAGTGAAGGAAATTAATAAGAAGTTCAGAATAAACCTCAATGCCTACAACCTATTTAACATACGTCCAGAACATTACTCGGTAACGTCTTCCGGGATTGAAAGAATTTATAAGTATAACAGAAGACCAAGCTTCACTATTGGCACAAACATAAAATTTTAA
- a CDS encoding S9 family peptidase, giving the protein MRKLLILFLLSSSMAYGQRNFSIDETVFGPGKFAPKTIYVSKWIKNVDAFSSLDSTYQNLLVRDAKNNWQAKQLISKSDLQNALAKAISTDKIELRRFPSDYQWIDVNNIAFQIEGEKNKYQIKYDLSKKQVTVLNTVPSELANTMSNASQNKTAYLNGNNIEIIDATGNKIVVTKDTVDGIVNGSEVVHRNEFGIDQGMWWSANDKLLLYYRKDESMVTKYPLPQWDSRVATVKDIRYPMAGMKSEEVTLNIFNTETGETIRLQTGEPKEQYLTIVTWDPSSEFVYVGVLNRGQDHLKLNKYNANTGAFISTLFEEQSTTWVEPQHTLAFVPNKANQFLYQTDKDGFNQLFLYDTQGKLIRKLGYQDVVVTDFQGFNTKGTKAYYIGANNNGLERHLFEVDLQSGKTTALTHTAGTHNASISTSGNYVLDQYSNLSVPNKVQVINRKGNQSSTILEAGNPFTGKIALPKIELKSFTSADGKTPLNARILYPNNFDPTKKYPVMVYLYGGSHAQLVTDKWLGAAGYFDLYMAQQGYIVFTLDNRGSDARGRDFTRVTHRNLGEAEMADQLVGINYLKSLAYVDSENMGIFGWSFGGFMSSSFMTKHNDIFKAAVAGGPVIDWKYYEIMYGERYMDTPEENPEGYEKTSMLNKADQLKGHLLIIHGAQDPVVVQQHSMEFVQKCIEAGKQVDYFLYPTHEHNVMGKDRIHMYDKIAKYFDQYLKK; this is encoded by the coding sequence ATGAGAAAACTATTGATATTATTTCTGCTAAGCTCTTCGATGGCCTACGGACAGCGTAATTTCAGTATAGATGAAACGGTCTTTGGTCCTGGAAAATTTGCTCCTAAGACAATCTATGTGTCAAAATGGATAAAAAACGTTGATGCCTTTTCTAGCTTAGACAGCACTTATCAAAACTTACTAGTCCGCGATGCCAAAAACAACTGGCAAGCAAAACAATTAATTAGTAAGTCAGACTTACAAAATGCATTAGCTAAAGCAATCTCTACGGATAAAATCGAATTGCGTCGCTTCCCTAGCGATTACCAATGGATTGACGTGAACAACATAGCGTTCCAAATTGAAGGCGAGAAAAACAAATATCAAATTAAATATGATCTGTCGAAGAAACAAGTGACTGTATTAAACACTGTGCCGTCAGAATTGGCGAACACAATGAGTAATGCCTCACAAAATAAAACAGCATATTTAAATGGAAACAATATTGAAATTATCGACGCTACTGGAAATAAAATCGTCGTAACAAAGGATACGGTTGACGGTATCGTCAATGGCTCCGAGGTGGTACACCGAAACGAATTTGGAATCGATCAGGGGATGTGGTGGTCTGCCAATGACAAGCTACTGCTATATTACCGTAAGGATGAGAGCATGGTTACCAAATATCCTTTACCTCAGTGGGATTCCCGTGTGGCAACCGTAAAAGACATTCGCTATCCGATGGCAGGTATGAAGAGTGAAGAAGTTACTTTAAACATCTTTAATACCGAGACAGGTGAAACGATTCGATTACAAACCGGAGAACCTAAAGAACAATACCTAACGATCGTTACTTGGGACCCGAGTAGTGAATTTGTATACGTTGGCGTATTAAACCGTGGGCAGGACCACTTAAAATTGAACAAATACAACGCAAATACAGGTGCCTTTATCTCTACCCTATTTGAAGAGCAATCGACAACATGGGTTGAACCGCAGCATACTTTGGCATTTGTGCCTAATAAAGCTAATCAGTTCCTTTATCAAACGGATAAGGATGGATTCAACCAGTTATTCTTATATGATACCCAAGGAAAACTAATTCGCAAGTTAGGATACCAAGATGTTGTCGTTACAGACTTTCAAGGTTTCAATACTAAGGGAACTAAAGCCTATTATATTGGGGCGAATAACAATGGTTTAGAACGTCATTTATTTGAGGTGGACTTACAATCCGGTAAGACGACAGCATTAACCCATACAGCAGGAACACATAATGCTTCAATCAGTACAAGTGGCAACTATGTATTGGATCAGTACAGTAATCTTAGCGTTCCTAATAAAGTTCAAGTTATCAATCGCAAAGGAAATCAAAGCAGCACGATCTTAGAAGCTGGAAATCCATTTACTGGAAAAATAGCATTACCTAAGATAGAGTTGAAATCTTTCACCTCGGCGGATGGAAAAACCCCTTTAAATGCCAGAATCTTATATCCGAACAATTTTGATCCAACTAAAAAGTATCCTGTCATGGTTTACTTGTATGGCGGTTCGCATGCGCAATTGGTAACTGATAAATGGTTAGGTGCGGCGGGCTATTTTGACCTGTACATGGCACAACAAGGCTATATTGTATTCACATTAGATAACCGAGGTTCCGATGCACGGGGTAGAGATTTTACGCGCGTAACACATCGAAATTTAGGGGAAGCAGAAATGGCGGATCAGTTAGTGGGGATTAACTATTTGAAATCCTTAGCTTATGTTGATTCAGAAAACATGGGTATTTTCGGATGGAGCTTTGGTGGATTTATGTCTAGCTCCTTTATGACAAAGCATAACGATATTTTTAAAGCTGCAGTTGCTGGAGGTCCGGTAATCGATTGGAAATATTATGAAATCATGTACGGTGAGCGTTACATGGATACGCCGGAGGAGAATCCGGAAGGCTACGAAAAGACGTCTATGTTGAATAAAGCCGATCAATTGAAAGGGCATTTATTAATAATTCATGGAGCGCAAGATCCTGTTGTCGTTCAACAGCATAGTATGGAATTCGTACAAAAATGTATTGAAGCGGGAAAACAAGTGGATTACTTTCTATACCCAACACATGAGCATAACGTGATGGGAAAAGATCGAATTCACATGTACGATAAGATAGCAAAGTACTTTGATCAGTATTTGAAAAAATAA
- a CDS encoding DUF4876 domain-containing protein, giving the protein MKFNSVIFAFLIFTLSSCQEVPELTRAVKFTVEAKVKSDENLQITTEGASVTITNKTNGSTYQTTVQADGKAVFESVTPGSYTLSATLSITAEKYMELAGYYVEDAVNFSGSSDNVEVFDDKTLPIELIAGKTGNLVFKQIYYVGSNVATGASFRDVFLEIYNNSNQVLYADSLYFGQVIGINNAKVSEYNLESGQYDWSKAVGMSIDAGKDANVDYIYAHTLFRIPSDGTGKKHPIQPGQSIIIAATAVDHTNSYESNTSAPVTVTDPALTVNLNLAYFEVNLIEFLRPTDNSAHTPYRFDVDNISVPNVDVLHVSSGNDLILNALGREAIFIADTRGTDINMESLKNYATPEVRSITAETKTYRQIPASIIVDAVELQHPVASSRVPKRLPTTLDAGRTFVPGGQYSSQSLVRKTLKIVNGRRILKDSNNSEADFGYLQKADVSKSASSFID; this is encoded by the coding sequence ATGAAATTCAATTCAGTAATCTTTGCTTTCCTTATTTTCACGCTGTCGAGCTGTCAAGAGGTGCCCGAATTAACACGTGCTGTAAAATTCACAGTAGAGGCTAAAGTCAAGAGTGACGAAAATTTGCAAATCACTACGGAAGGTGCAAGTGTCACTATAACCAATAAAACGAATGGTTCAACCTACCAGACTACAGTACAGGCGGATGGTAAGGCCGTTTTTGAAAGTGTTACTCCCGGTTCCTATACGTTAAGTGCGACTTTAAGTATTACTGCGGAGAAGTATATGGAACTTGCAGGCTATTATGTCGAAGATGCCGTTAATTTTTCTGGAAGCTCAGATAATGTGGAAGTCTTTGATGATAAAACGCTGCCTATCGAACTAATCGCTGGAAAAACAGGGAATCTAGTTTTTAAACAGATTTATTATGTAGGTTCCAACGTTGCAACAGGTGCCTCCTTTAGAGATGTTTTTTTAGAGATTTATAATAACTCTAACCAAGTTCTTTATGCGGATAGTCTGTACTTCGGTCAAGTAATTGGAATTAACAATGCTAAAGTAAGTGAATACAACTTGGAAAGTGGACAATATGATTGGTCAAAAGCTGTTGGTATGAGCATTGATGCAGGAAAAGATGCGAATGTTGATTATATTTATGCACATACATTATTCCGTATTCCGAGTGATGGAACTGGTAAAAAACATCCGATTCAACCTGGTCAAAGCATAATTATTGCAGCAACTGCTGTTGATCATACCAATTCATACGAGTCGAATACCTCAGCACCGGTAACAGTAACAGACCCTGCGTTGACGGTAAACTTAAATCTAGCTTATTTCGAAGTTAATTTAATTGAATTCTTAAGACCAACGGATAATAGCGCCCATACCCCATATCGTTTTGATGTGGATAATATTAGTGTGCCTAATGTGGATGTGCTACATGTGTCTAGTGGAAATGATTTAATATTAAATGCTTTGGGACGCGAAGCCATTTTTATTGCCGATACGAGAGGTACGGATATAAATATGGAAAGTCTAAAAAATTATGCAACTCCCGAAGTAAGATCGATAACGGCAGAGACGAAAACGTATAGACAGATCCCCGCGTCGATTATTGTAGATGCCGTAGAATTACAGCATCCAGTTGCTTCCTCAAGAGTTCCTAAACGTTTGCCAACAACTTTGGATGCAGGACGTACGTTTGTACCAGGCGGGCAATATTCTAGTCAGTCTTTAGTGCGTAAGACCTTAAAAATAGTTAATGGTCGCCGGATTTTGAAAGATAGCAATAACTCCGAGGCAGACTTCGGCTATTTGCAAAAAGCTGATGTTTCTAAATCGGCAAGTTCATTTATTGATTAA
- a CDS encoding PQQ-dependent sugar dehydrogenase: MKTCMLLFCVAALSSCQQKRSGDPRVLVFSKSDKDTLNTNAEGSAALLNWAKENKIKVDTSTNATLFNEDSLKNYSAVVLLNTSGNILNKFQEVAFERYIQAGGGVLALESIQNTEVDWKWYRRLFTDKDAHAVSQQEVDGGRAASIQMEDKYSNAVFSDESYLTNVSNSLKFAIGKNLELVYTKAKSKPVPAEEDFTKVAMAYGELFEPTEMAILPDLTILIAQRRGELLLLDQKTNKLEQVGMLDVYHDTGIPKVSAEEGFMGLTLDPDFAKNNYIYAFYSPKDTSVNRLSRFEFKNKKLDLKSEKVILQFYSQRYICCHTGGSLAFGKDNLLYLSTGDNSTPFNEEGQKFVSDGYSPKDSRVGHEQYDVQRTSGNTNDLRGKILRIKMNADGTYAIPEGNLFKKEQANTRPEIYVMGNRNPYRISIDQKTGFLYWGEVGPDASKDSLGRGPRGYDEVNQARSAGFFGWPYFIGNNYAYHAHNYETGEKGAAFDPKKPINDSRNNTGLKELPTAQAAFIWYPYADSPEFPQVGNGGRNAEAGPVYYSSMFPQETRYPDYYDGKLFIYDWIRGWVMLVSMQPNGDFDKMEPFISNMKLAAPIDMEVGPDGKIYVLEYGSGWFSKNPDAAVARFDYVAGSGKAGKTTGAQAGNAANTIGHQQAAIPRGQSLIEASDCKSCHAIDKKSVGPSYKEVAKHYKDNKDAESILVKKIMTGGSGVWGKVAMAAHPNLKKEDVQEMVAWILKQ; encoded by the coding sequence ATGAAAACATGTATGCTGTTGTTTTGTGTAGCAGCGCTGTCCTCTTGCCAACAAAAAAGATCCGGTGATCCTCGTGTACTCGTCTTCAGTAAATCCGATAAAGATACCTTAAACACAAATGCCGAAGGAAGTGCAGCTTTACTCAATTGGGCAAAGGAGAATAAAATCAAGGTTGATACAAGTACGAATGCTACCTTATTCAATGAAGATTCGTTAAAGAATTATTCTGCCGTTGTATTATTAAACACCTCTGGAAACATCTTGAATAAGTTTCAAGAAGTTGCTTTTGAGCGTTACATACAAGCAGGGGGTGGTGTATTAGCATTGGAATCGATTCAAAATACAGAAGTTGATTGGAAATGGTATCGTCGACTATTTACAGATAAGGATGCGCATGCTGTTTCGCAACAAGAAGTCGATGGAGGACGTGCTGCATCAATTCAGATGGAGGATAAGTATTCAAATGCTGTTTTTTCGGACGAATCATATCTAACGAATGTTTCCAATAGCTTAAAATTTGCAATCGGCAAAAACTTAGAGTTAGTTTACACAAAAGCAAAATCTAAACCCGTTCCTGCGGAAGAAGATTTTACAAAAGTAGCCATGGCTTATGGCGAACTTTTCGAGCCTACAGAAATGGCTATTCTACCCGATTTAACAATACTGATTGCACAGCGCAGAGGTGAGCTATTATTGCTCGATCAGAAGACGAATAAGTTAGAGCAGGTCGGAATGTTAGATGTTTACCATGATACCGGTATTCCGAAAGTAAGTGCGGAAGAAGGCTTTATGGGCTTAACTTTGGATCCTGACTTTGCAAAAAACAACTATATATACGCATTTTATAGTCCTAAAGATACTTCGGTTAATCGTCTGTCGAGATTTGAGTTTAAGAATAAGAAGCTAGACTTGAAATCAGAAAAAGTAATATTACAATTTTATTCGCAACGATATATCTGTTGCCATACCGGAGGATCCTTAGCTTTTGGAAAGGATAATCTACTTTACTTATCAACGGGCGATAACTCTACGCCATTTAATGAAGAAGGACAAAAATTCGTAAGTGACGGTTATTCTCCAAAAGACTCACGTGTAGGACATGAACAATACGATGTACAACGTACATCAGGAAATACTAACGATTTACGCGGTAAAATTTTAAGAATTAAGATGAATGCCGATGGGACTTACGCTATTCCTGAAGGTAACCTATTTAAAAAAGAGCAAGCGAATACACGTCCTGAGATTTATGTGATGGGAAATCGGAATCCATACCGTATTTCAATTGATCAGAAAACAGGATTCTTATATTGGGGTGAGGTTGGACCAGATGCTAGCAAAGATTCATTGGGTCGAGGACCTCGAGGATACGATGAGGTTAATCAAGCACGTAGTGCAGGTTTCTTTGGATGGCCATATTTTATCGGTAACAATTACGCCTACCATGCGCACAATTATGAAACAGGCGAAAAAGGCGCCGCATTTGATCCGAAAAAACCAATCAACGATTCCCGCAACAATACGGGTTTAAAAGAATTACCAACAGCTCAAGCCGCATTTATTTGGTATCCTTATGCCGATTCACCTGAGTTTCCACAAGTTGGAAATGGCGGGCGAAATGCTGAAGCAGGTCCTGTTTACTATTCTTCAATGTTTCCGCAAGAGACGCGTTATCCTGATTATTACGATGGAAAACTATTTATCTATGACTGGATTAGAGGTTGGGTGATGTTGGTCTCCATGCAACCGAATGGCGATTTTGACAAGATGGAGCCTTTTATCAGCAACATGAAGTTAGCAGCACCAATTGATATGGAGGTTGGCCCGGATGGTAAGATATATGTATTGGAGTATGGAAGTGGTTGGTTTAGTAAGAATCCAGACGCTGCGGTAGCTCGCTTCGATTACGTTGCTGGCTCTGGAAAAGCAGGGAAAACAACCGGTGCTCAGGCTGGCAATGCTGCGAATACAATCGGACATCAACAAGCCGCCATTCCGCGCGGACAAAGCTTAATTGAAGCTTCAGACTGTAAATCATGCCACGCTATAGATAAGAAATCCGTCGGCCCATCATATAAAGAAGTAGCAAAACATTATAAAGATAATAAAGACGCCGAGTCGATCTTGGTAAAAAAGATCATGACAGGAGGGAGTGGTGTATGGGGGAAAGTTGCCATGGCTGCGCATCCTAATTTGAAAAAAGAGGATGTTCAAGAAATGGTGGCTTGGATCTTAAAACAATAA
- a CDS encoding alpha/beta hydrolase family protein, with the protein MKISYRSLYCGMLAMVIFLNVTVAQQEGSVLAPGWFMHRDAPNSLYEHYYHQSINYLNQRKSTVDKINTLAELQAWQVKKKEQIKKAIGEFPKAESLNAKQVGKVNFADYSIEHIVFESRKNFFVSSSLYLPKNLKKPAPAIVYCSGHSETGYRSDTYQHVILNLVKKGFIVLAFDPVGQGERLQYFDPQSKKSKFASPTQEHSYPSIQLLAAGDNMINYMVWDGIRAIDYLVSRKDVDSKRIGVTGRSGGGTQSAYLGAVDDRVKAVAIENYLTNFERLYQNKGPQDAEQNLNSGIKQGIDHADFMIARLPKATLLVATRNDIFNIQGTRETFSEAERLSKLYGGQAANLSMVEDDAGHASTKNNRLALYAFFQQALANPGNVVDEEVTLPTEEQLKVSPTGQVNSSYQSSSVFRLNKQNADKLKENLRGQASLDFLKSSQGKQQLKDMTGFVSMKPLQSPVYTGRILGKGYNIEKFFSYTDAGYILPYLLIKPEKTNGKFILWLAEQGKQDVVGKEDNFVNLVHQGYTIVCPDLIGTGEVGPGTYKGDAFINNVSYNLAYMGLQIGQTTVGLQANDILALADLLKREYAAEAIVAVAQDNSIASLLHAAYFENPFQQVIALGKLTTYQEIVDTEYYDSNVVPSIVPNALNYYDLPLLAKVIDRYSFISTNQESLKGEYLLKLLQAKSK; encoded by the coding sequence ATGAAAATTTCCTATCGATCGCTCTATTGTGGAATGCTGGCTATGGTTATCTTCCTGAATGTCACCGTTGCTCAGCAAGAAGGCAGTGTATTGGCACCTGGATGGTTTATGCATCGCGACGCTCCGAACTCTTTGTATGAGCACTATTATCATCAGTCTATCAATTACTTAAATCAACGGAAATCAACAGTTGATAAAATCAATACGCTTGCAGAACTGCAAGCTTGGCAGGTGAAAAAGAAAGAGCAGATAAAGAAAGCAATAGGCGAATTTCCGAAAGCAGAGTCTTTGAATGCGAAGCAGGTCGGGAAAGTAAACTTTGCCGATTACAGCATCGAACACATCGTATTTGAATCGCGTAAGAATTTTTTTGTCAGCTCTTCACTCTATTTACCTAAAAATCTGAAAAAGCCTGCTCCAGCGATAGTTTATTGCAGCGGACATAGTGAGACAGGGTATCGTTCGGATACTTATCAGCATGTCATTTTAAATCTCGTTAAAAAGGGATTTATTGTCTTAGCATTTGATCCGGTAGGGCAGGGAGAACGACTGCAATACTTTGATCCGCAAAGCAAGAAATCCAAATTCGCAAGTCCGACCCAAGAACATTCTTATCCTTCGATACAGCTATTGGCTGCAGGCGACAATATGATTAATTATATGGTCTGGGATGGTATTCGGGCGATTGACTATCTCGTTTCACGCAAAGACGTCGATTCAAAACGAATCGGAGTAACCGGTAGATCGGGAGGTGGTACACAATCGGCTTATCTAGGTGCCGTTGATGATCGGGTAAAAGCAGTTGCAATAGAGAATTATTTAACGAATTTTGAAAGACTGTACCAAAATAAAGGTCCTCAAGACGCCGAACAAAACTTAAATAGCGGCATCAAACAAGGAATCGATCATGCCGACTTTATGATAGCTCGCTTACCTAAAGCGACTTTACTGGTTGCCACACGAAACGATATATTCAATATTCAAGGTACGCGCGAAACGTTTTCCGAGGCTGAACGCTTATCTAAACTCTACGGGGGGCAAGCCGCCAACCTGTCGATGGTAGAAGATGATGCAGGACATGCCTCCACCAAAAATAACCGGTTGGCCTTATATGCTTTCTTCCAACAAGCACTAGCGAATCCCGGCAATGTAGTAGATGAAGAGGTCACTTTACCGACTGAGGAGCAATTGAAAGTAAGTCCGACTGGCCAAGTCAATAGTTCCTATCAAAGCAGCTCCGTATTTAGACTGAATAAGCAAAATGCGGATAAATTAAAAGAAAATTTACGAGGACAAGCGAGTCTAGATTTCTTGAAATCAAGCCAAGGAAAGCAGCAGCTAAAAGACATGACAGGATTTGTATCGATGAAACCCTTACAAAGTCCAGTTTATACCGGTAGGATACTAGGTAAGGGTTATAATATCGAGAAATTTTTCAGTTATACGGATGCCGGATATATTTTGCCATACCTACTCATTAAACCAGAAAAGACCAATGGTAAGTTCATCCTTTGGCTCGCGGAGCAAGGAAAACAAGATGTCGTTGGAAAAGAGGATAATTTTGTCAATTTAGTGCATCAAGGATATACGATTGTGTGTCCTGACCTAATTGGGACGGGTGAAGTAGGTCCTGGCACTTATAAAGGCGATGCGTTTATCAACAATGTTTCCTATAACCTCGCCTATATGGGCTTGCAAATTGGACAGACAACAGTGGGTTTGCAGGCAAATGATATTCTTGCATTAGCGGATTTGTTGAAGCGGGAGTATGCTGCTGAAGCGATTGTTGCTGTTGCTCAGGATAATAGCATAGCGAGTTTGCTGCATGCCGCTTATTTCGAGAATCCTTTTCAGCAGGTTATTGCCCTAGGTAAATTGACCACTTATCAAGAAATAGTCGACACCGAGTATTATGATTCGAACGTCGTGCCTAGTATTGTACCAAACGCGCTGAATTATTATGATTTACCCTTACTGGCAAAAGTTATTGATCGTTATTCTTTTATTTCAACAAATCAAGAGTCTTTAAAGGGGGAATACCTACTAAAACTATTGCAAGCTAAATCGAAGTAA